In Aedes albopictus strain Foshan chromosome 3, AalbF5, whole genome shotgun sequence, the following are encoded in one genomic region:
- the LOC109405736 gene encoding WD repeat-containing protein on Y chromosome translates to MFPAHFFHELSNRNKNIGRHVESNVGLMILALRHPPGQNDLRSVKKFRRAMKKKTIQADICATSHHFTDSTHLAPKKKNMDSFEEPDASHPQLLHRYLSQSDVDHLHRIFSKRKQLLPDELRAELYDLTGVEFSDDEFQTLFMKINANKDEYCQWDELVSYLILGFQNDDPLAVQESLDLPISQDMSMKLGRQTYPVTKIQYAPLVSYDGSVNWSQGFWVTSTREAVIHFWKRDWKPLKTGKAFSVDLKRIKTMVLDTAILPDQNYFCVACLECELRFYDIIASGFTLKTIINRIPNAINTLYYHFSPNARSKMILGDYVGHVRMIEFFPENKEPFKFDAATAITRMAFCDLMGGLCPQMTCVDYGRLLPDIVRQMEFVESRNSILACSEDDPLVPHHLRHKLQVSLVIQHTRKLDRQAKFKVYKGVTCFAFDSEKDFLVTGGPDGQLRLWDSRRPEKPTEVLAGHNSAVVFMFLQDESLKLYSMDQKKIVKIWDVPNRTLIQTYSQFSTSLFKTVPACAYYSELNRELMVGANKVLAANCCPKIALEVTDGESHTQPVSVLLHNPLFKVIVSCGIDSFIIVWDYTGNRKLTIIQDAHTEVIHGILEKVQITAACFDPKLQLMVTGARNGELKIWNFNSGSLMSCMSIGPECEVTAVFWERTGILAMGWNHVIVEFPVGATGIDFPSSVEWQKLHSDDILCASINRTEPKALATCSYSGEIIIWMLETGQAYRRFDAAKPRQKIPVNLKKKRLPQATRRQTRMSIFQPQEHWRQRRLTRIMMPATSELLRQLTIHDLLFLEARHVHPEYGTLLASLDTGMIQVYSHHPEGGYLGSFSAVHMAGDRVIMMTTDSSNKFLFTGTYLGYVKIWLLENYFVPEEQQPKINRAALRMQFPFLIDDVVPGRAKRSVANQPKPMLLSSHQAHRTCVTDLVYLQTSQLLVSASSDHTIRIWTISGRYVGLLGSPVKWPTLDPDHPMPRDYNFRIPPDLHREVSFTTAQVLRGGERFIKFKSRILQEASERRRTEAIETYGKPLEPPYLNPATFPYGQRTSYHPDPKMDFSFRQAPIFEHLSIPNLLNLKLFDGEKVLHDAKQLDFSSDGDRIDSYHEKKDSMFK, encoded by the exons atgtttccagcgcattttttccatgaattaagcaatcgaaacaaaaacattggacgccatgttgaatcgaatgttgggttgatgattctggcccttcgtcatccccctggtcaaaatgacctgagatctgTCAAAAAATTTCGTcgtgcaatgaaaaaaaaaacaatccaagcAGACATTTGTGCAACTTCGCACCATTTCACTGACAGTACGCATCtggcacccaaaaaaaaaaacatggattcCTTCGAAGAACCCGATGCCTCCCATCCTCAGCTTCTGCATCGGTACCTTTCGCAGAGCGATGTCGACCACCTCCATCGGATTTTCAGCAAGCGCAAACAGCTGCTTCCGGATGAACTCCGTGCGGAATTGTACGACCTTACCGGTGTGGAGTTCAGCGACGACGAGTTCCAGACCCTATTTATGAAAATCAACGCCAACAAGGATGAATACTGCCAGTGGGACGAACTGGTAAGCTACCTGATCCTGGGCTTCCAGAACGATGACCCACTGGCGGTGCAGGAATCGCTGGATCTGCCCATTTCCCAGGACATGAGCATGAAGCTCGGCCGGCAAACCTATCCGGTGACGAAGATCCAGTACGCTCCGTTGGTTTCTTAT GATGGTAGTGTTAACTGGTCACAAGGCTTTTGGGTTACATCTACACGCGAAGCTGTAATCCATTTCTGGAAACGCGATTGGAAACCTTTGAAAACTGGAAAGGCTTTTAGTG TGGACCTCAAACGCATCAAAACGATGGTTCTGGACACGGCCATCCTTCCGGATCAGAACTACTTTTGCGTTGCATGTCTGGAGTGTGAACTGCGATTCTATGACATTATCGCGTCCGGATTCACGCTGAAAACGATTATTAACCGAATTCCCAACGCCATAAACACTCTGTACTACCACTTTTCTCCGAATGCACGTAGCAAAATGATTCTGGGTGATTATGTGGGTCACGTGAGAATGATAGAATTCTTTCCGGAGAATAAGGAACCATTTAAGTTCGACGCGGCCACCGCCATAACCAGGATGGCCTTTTGCGATTTGATGGGTGGACTTTGTCCGCAGATGACGTGCGTGGACTACGGTCGTCTGCTTCCGGATATTGTACGTCAGATGGAGTTTGTGGAATCTAGAAACAGCATTTTGGCGTGCTCCGAGGATGATCCTCTTGTACCACATCATCTACGGCACAAGTTACAAGTTTCGTTGGTGATTCAGCACACACGGAAGCTTGATAGGCAAGCGAAATTCAAGGTTTACAAGGGGGTGACGTGCTTTGCTTTTgattctgagaaggatttcttagtTACCGGAGGTCCTGATGGTCAGCTACGGTTGTGGGATAGCCGAAGGCCGGAGAAACCTACTGAGGTGTTGGCCGGACACAATTCTGCAGTAGTTTTCATGTTTCTACAGGATGAGTCACTAAAACTGTACAGTATGGATCAGAAGAAGATTGTCAAAATATGGGATGTTCCGAATCGAACGTTGATCCAAACGTACAGCCAGTTCTCGACGAGCCTGTTCAAAACGGTTCCAGCGTGTGCATACTACAGTGAATTGAATCGTGAGTTAATGGTGGGTGCCAACAAAGTTCTGGCTGCTAACTGTTGCCCAAAAATTGCACTGGAGGTTACGGATGGTGAGAGTCATACGCAACCTGTCTCGGTTCTACTGCATAATCCGCTATTCAAGGTAATTGTCAGCTGCGGAATAGACAGCTTTATAATCGTGTGGGATTATACTGGAAACCGGAAGCTAACCATCATCCAAGATGCTCATACTGAGGTGATTCATGGTATATTGGAGAAGGTTCAAATTACAGCTGCCTGTTTTGATCCAAAACTTCAGTTGATGGTGACCGGAGCTCGTAATGGAGAGTTGAAAATATGGAACTTCAACAGTGGATCGTTGATGAGCTGTATGAGCATAGGGCCAGAATGCGAAGTAACTGCTGTGTTCTGGGAACGAACCGGGATTCTGGCCATGGGTTGGAATCACGTAATAGTAGAGTTTCCCGTTGGAGCGACAGGAATAGATTTTCCATCGAGTGTTGAATGGCAGAAACTGCACTCGGATGACATTCTTTGTGCCTCAATCAATCGTACAGAACCAAAAGCATTGGCCACCTGTAGTTATTCAGGAGAAATTATTATTTGGATGCTAGAAACAGGCCAAGCTTACAGAAGATTTGATGCTGCGAAACCAAGGCAGAAGATACCGGTGAACTTGAAAAAGAAAAGGTTACCGCAAGCTACGCGAAGACAAACTCGAATGTCAATATTTCAGCCTCAGGAGCATTGGCGTCAACGACGATTAACTCGAATTATGATGCCAGCTACAAGTGAACTTTTACGGCAACTGACAATTCATGACCTTCTTTTCCTGGAAGCCCGTCATGTACATCCTGAGTATGGCACGCTGTTGGCATCGCTAGATACCGGAATGATACAAGTCTATTCTCATCACCCTGAGGGAGGCTATTTGGGATCGTTCAGTGCGGTGCACATGGCAGGAGACCGAGTTATAATGATGACGACGGATTCCAGCAATAAGTTTCTATTCACCGGAACCTATCTAGGCTACGTGAAGATTTGGCTACTCGAAAACTACTT TGTTCCAGAAGAGCAACAGCCAAAAATAAATCGGGCAGCCCTGAGGATGCAGTTTCCCTTCCTGATTGACGATGTAGTGCCAGGCCGTGCGAAACGTTCGGTAGCTAATCAACCAAAACCGATGTTGTTGAGCTCCCACCAGGCTCACCGAACTTGCGTGACCGATCTGGTTTATTTACAGACTTCACAGCTGTTGGTGTC AGCCAGCAGTGACCACACGATTCGCATCTGGACCATCAGTGGTCGCTACGTGGGCCTGCTGGGAAGCCCGGTGAAATGGCCTACCCTTGATCCGGATCACCCTATGCCACGTGACTACAACTTCCGCATTCCACCGGACCTGCATCGAGAAGTCAGCTTCACAACCGCCCAGGTGCTACGAGGAGGGGAACGTTTCATCAAGTTCAAGAGCCGAATTCTCCAGGAGGCAAGCGAACGCAGACGTACCGAAGCGATCGAAACCTACGGAAAACCACTGGAACCGCCCTATCTCAATCCGGCGACATTCCCGTACGGTCAACGCACCTCGTACCATCCGGATCCGAAGATGGATTTTTCCTTCAGGCAAGCGCCCATTTTCGAACATCTTAGCATTCCGAATTTGCTCAATCTAAAGCTCTTTGACGGCGAGAAAGTTTTACACGATGCGAAACAACTGGATTTCTCCAGCGATGGTGACCGGATTGATTCGTACCACGAGAAGAAGGACAGCATGTTTAAATAG